The genomic region TCGATCCGACGCGCAACGACCTCGTGCTGCGCGTGAGCGATGACGACGACATCCTCGCCGTCACGATCCCCGCCGGCACGATGGTCGCGGCCGGCCGCAAGCGCTTCGTCCTCCCGGCGCCGCTCGGCCCCGTCGCGCGCGCGAGGCTGCTGTTCGGCCGCCGGCAGGTCCAGCTCGGCGTGACGACCGCGCCGACCGATCTCTCGCGCGCCGACCGCAACGATCACATGGTGACCGTCGCGCTCGCCGCGGGCCTCTACCGCACCTCGCACACGCGGCTGTGGACGGCACGCGGGGCGACGCTGGTCGCGACGGGGCACTGATGGCGCGTCTCCTCCGCGCGCCGCTCGTGCACTTCGTGGCGCTCGGGGCGGCGCTGCTCGCGGTCCGCGGCCGGATCGAGACCGGGCCGGCGCCGCGTCCGTCGCTCATGATCCGCGGCGCCGACGTCGCCCGGCTCGCGGAGGCGTGGACCGAGGAGCACGGCGCGCCGCCGGACGCCGCGGCGATGCGACGTCTGGTCGACGCAGCGATCGACGAGGAGGTGCTCTACCGCGAGGCGCTCGCGCGGGGCTTCGACCGACAGGACGGGGCCGTCCGCGAGCGTCTCGTCCGGCTTGGGAGCTTCGTCGGCGAGGAGACGGCGCGCGATCGGGCGGCGCTCGAGCGCGAGGCGCGGCGGCTCGGCCTCGAGCGGAGCGATCTCGTGATCCGCCGCCACCTGGTCGAGATGATGCGGCTCGCCGCCGGCCAGGTGAGCGAGCGCGACCTGCCGTCCGAGGCGGAGCTCGCCGCGTACCTCGCACGCCACGCCGGCGAGTTCGCCGAGCCGGCGCGCGTCCGCCTCACTCACGTGTACTTCGCCGCGGATGCGCGCGGCGAGCGCGCCGCCACGGACGCGCTCGCGGTTCTCGGGGAGCTCACCGGCGCCGGAAGCGAGGCAGGCGCGCAGCGTGGCGACGGGTTCGTCCGCGGCAGCGAGTTCACGGGCTCGCGGAACGAGCTGGCGCGGGTCTTCGGCCCGGGCTTCGCCGCGGCGGTCGACCGCGCCCCGGAGCGGACGTGGGTCGGACCGCTTCGCTCGGTCTACGGCGCTCACCTCGTGTGGATCCACGCGCGCGAGCCCGAACGGACGCCCGCGCTCGCCGACGTCCGCGGTCGGGTCCTGCACCGTTGGCTCCGCGAGCGGGCCGAGGAGCGCTGCAACGCGGCCCTGCAGGCGATGCGGGCGGCGTACGACGTGCGCGTCGAGGACGGAGCGGGCGCCGGCGGCTGACAGCTACAGGTCCACCTGCTCGACCCTCGGCGCGCGCTCCATGATGAACTCGAAGCGCGGCGCAACGTCGCGGCCCATGAGCGTCTGGATCGCCTGATCGGTCGCCGTCGCGTCACTGACGCGCACCTTGGGTTGTCGCTCCTGCACCGGCACGTCGGAGACGTCGAGGAGCCGTACAACTTCTTCGACGTGGACGGCTCTTAGCCGACTTTGAGTCCGATGTGCGACGCGTGATCGGAGGAACGAAATGGCCGAGACACTGACAATCAGGATCAAGCCGCTGGGCGAGGCGATGGCAACGTTCCGCCAAACGTTCAAGGCCCTGGAAGGATCTACCCGAAGCAAGGCCCGGGTGCAGCGCAGGGAGGAGGTCTTCTTCACGAGCATCGAGGCCGCCCGCAAGCTCCTCACGCCGAACCGTCTGTCGCTCCTGCGCGCGATCCGGACCGAGCGTCCCGGTTCCATGTATGCGCTCGCCCGCCGAGTTGGACGGGATCTCAATGCCGGTGGCGAGCAAGCCAGCCTTCCGAAGGCGCTCGACGAAGGTCACCTTCCCGCTGTGCTCCTCCCGAAGGCTGTGAACGCAATCACAGTGAAGAGCCCACAGTGCTCGACCATGGCCTCCTCGACGAGCCGCTCAAGGTCAGCCCTGCTCGGGCGCCAGCGGGCATCGCACTTCTTCCTGGCGCGGTTTCGGGATCGCCTCACGGGGCACCGTCAAACGTCGGGAAGACGCCCTCGTCGAGCTCGACCGTCGGCTCCGCGCCGAGCTGTGTAGGTGTCGGCGGCGTCTCCTCCCTTGCATAGCCGATCGTCCGGTATCCGCGGAGCCGCTTCTCGAACATGCGGGCGAGCAACGGAACTGCCGGATCCACGTAATCGTAGATGCGCACTTCGGTCTTCCCCGGGCTCAACCGGTGAAGGCGCCCGGTGTACTGGACGAGCGTGCCCTTCCACGACACGGGCATGGCCAGGAAGAGGGTGTCCAGGCGCGCGTCGTCGAATCCCTCGCCGATGTAGCGTCCGGTCGCGAGAATGAGGCGCTCCTCGTCGCTCGGGATGGCCGCCAGCTGCGCCTTGGCCTCCCGCCGTGCCTTGGCGGTCACACCACCTTGGAGCACAACGAGATGGCGGGTGAAGCCTCGCAGGCGCGCCGCGAAGTACTCGAGGTGGTCTCTCCGCTCCGTGAGGAGGATCGGCGATCGGCCTTGCTCGAGGGCGCCAATCACATCGTTGAGGATGAGCTCGTTGCGCCGGCCATCGGCGGCGATCGCGGCATAGAGCTCCTGGATCCCGGCTCCTGGTCCGAGGCTCGCCGCGCGGAAGGCAGTCTCGCGGCAGATCAGGCGATGCTCGAACGGGCGCTGCGCCTTCTCGCTCTTCGGGTCGATGGCGAACCGGACGGGACCGCACTGCATGTGGATGATCGGCTGGTGCCCGTCGCGCCGATAGGGCGTGGCGGTGAGGCCGGTCACGTACCGGGCCTTCACCTCGCCCATGACGCGCTCGAAGGAAGCCGCGGGCACGTGATGGCACTCGTCGACGATCACGTGACCGTAGGCTGCGACGACGTCGTCGATGGTCCCATCGCGCACGAGGCTCTGGAGCATGGCCACGTCGAGGCGGCCGGTGGGCGTCCGCTTCCCGCCGCCGATCTGCCCGATCCCCTTCGGGGGCAGCCCGAGGAACAGCGAGAGCTGCGCCACCCACTGATCGAGCAGCGGCTTGCGATGTACGAGGACAAGCGTGCTCCGACCACGGGCCGCAGCGAGGTAGATGCCGACGACGGTCTTCCCCACGCCGGGTGGGGCTACGAACACACCGAGGTCATGCGCAAGCAGGGACTTCGCTGCCTGCTCCTGGGCTTCGGTCAGATGCCCGTGGAAACGCGCCTTCAGCGATTCACCGAGGACGCGTTGATCGTCGAGCCGGAGGCCAACTCCGTGGTCGGCGAGCAGGTCCCTCAAGTCGCCGACGCAGCCTCGCGGGAGAGCAACGTGTCGCGAGTGCTCCTCGGCACACGCGACGACACGCGGCGTGAGCGCCGTCGACAGCCGCATCTTCTGCCGCTTGTAGAACTCCGGGTTCTGGAAGGCCGCGACGCGCTTGATCTGGTTCAGGAAGGCGCTCGGGAGCCTCGCCTTCTCGACGAAGATGCGCTGGGCGAGAACTGCACGGACCTCGCTCGGCAGAGGTTCCTCGATCCTGGCCGGGCGCGGCCGTCGGGACGGTGGGGCCTCCCAGGGCGTTTCATCTTCGTCCTCGCCCGTGGAGGCAATGCGCAGGCCGATGACCTGGCCGCGAGCGACCGCCTCCCGCGCGATCGCGTCGACAGTCGTCGGCGCGATACGCGACAGGGAAGCCAGATACGCCCACTGATCTGCGTGGGGAACGAGGCGATCGTCGACGAAGACGGTATTGCCGCGCTCGCGGGCCTCGTGTTGGAGCGGCAGGGCGATCAGGTTGCCGAACCCTCCGCGGGGCAACATGTCCTGGTTGGGGAAGAGCCGGTCGTAGGACGCCATCGCGAGCTGGTGACGGCGCGACATCGTCTCGGTGATGAGGTAGCAACTCATCCGGCGTGCGGTTGCGGCGGGCACGGGTGCGGCGAAGAAGAACCAGACGTGCGCACCGTTCCCCGATCGCGAACGCTCGACGGCCGCCGAAAGCCCAAGTGTTCGAGAGGTCTCGACGAAGGCAGCGACGTCGTCAGCCCACGACTCCTCGTCGAAGTCGGCCGCCAGGAACCAGCATGTGTCGTCCTCGAGGAGCGGATAGACCCCGATCACGTGACGACCCTGGAGATGGTCGAGGACCACCTGATCGCTCACGGAGATGAACGCTTGATTCGGGCACTCGCTGCACTTGACGCGCGGCTTCTCGCAGACGCCGCGCACCCACTCGTTCGCGCAGGCGGGCGCGTAGCCCTTTCGATCCGTGCGGGGGTTGACCCACAGCTTGGCGAAGACGTCGTCGCGCCCGCGGAAGAGGCCGCGGAACAGGGCGACCTTCTGCCCGGCCGTGGAGGGCGGTGGCAGAGATACGCTGCCGTCCACATCCTCCGCAGGTGTGCTGAGCTGCGCCTGCAGCGACCGGACCCGAGCCTGCGCCTCCTCGCGTTCGCGTTCCAGCCGGCCGATGAGCGCCTGCTCACGGTCGATCGCCGCGAGGAGCTCGTCCTTGGCCCTCACGACGGCTCGCCGTTCAGGCCGCCATCAGTGGAGCTAATTCCTCGGGCCCAAGCCGTGGTTGGCCGAGGCGAGTCAGCACCCGGTTGAGGGCGGCGAGGCTGAGCTTCCCGGGGGCCGTGATCTCGATTCCGATCGCCTTGCCATTGGTGTTGTAGTCGATCAACAGGCCGGGCGTCGCCTTCGACACTCGGGCCGCGCGCTCGGCTCCGCGTCGCGGGAGGTAG from Deltaproteobacteria bacterium harbors:
- a CDS encoding DUF2283 domain-containing protein, whose translation is MRGRYLEVTFRKGRAIAAYLYLPRRGAERAARVSKATPGLLIDYNTNGKAIGIEITAPGKLSLAALNRVLTRLGQPRLGPEELAPLMAA
- a CDS encoding restriction endonuclease subunit R, whose product is MRAKDELLAAIDREQALIGRLEREREEAQARVRSLQAQLSTPAEDVDGSVSLPPPSTAGQKVALFRGLFRGRDDVFAKLWVNPRTDRKGYAPACANEWVRGVCEKPRVKCSECPNQAFISVSDQVVLDHLQGRHVIGVYPLLEDDTCWFLAADFDEESWADDVAAFVETSRTLGLSAAVERSRSGNGAHVWFFFAAPVPAATARRMSCYLITETMSRRHQLAMASYDRLFPNQDMLPRGGFGNLIALPLQHEARERGNTVFVDDRLVPHADQWAYLASLSRIAPTTVDAIAREAVARGQVIGLRIASTGEDEDETPWEAPPSRRPRPARIEEPLPSEVRAVLAQRIFVEKARLPSAFLNQIKRVAAFQNPEFYKRQKMRLSTALTPRVVACAEEHSRHVALPRGCVGDLRDLLADHGVGLRLDDQRVLGESLKARFHGHLTEAQEQAAKSLLAHDLGVFVAPPGVGKTVVGIYLAAARGRSTLVLVHRKPLLDQWVAQLSLFLGLPPKGIGQIGGGKRTPTGRLDVAMLQSLVRDGTIDDVVAAYGHVIVDECHHVPAASFERVMGEVKARYVTGLTATPYRRDGHQPIIHMQCGPVRFAIDPKSEKAQRPFEHRLICRETAFRAASLGPGAGIQELYAAIAADGRRNELILNDVIGALEQGRSPILLTERRDHLEYFAARLRGFTRHLVVLQGGVTAKARREAKAQLAAIPSDEERLILATGRYIGEGFDDARLDTLFLAMPVSWKGTLVQYTGRLHRLSPGKTEVRIYDYVDPAVPLLARMFEKRLRGYRTIGYAREETPPTPTQLGAEPTVELDEGVFPTFDGAP
- a CDS encoding peptidyl-prolyl cis-trans isomerase → MARLLRAPLVHFVALGAALLAVRGRIETGPAPRPSLMIRGADVARLAEAWTEEHGAPPDAAAMRRLVDAAIDEEVLYREALARGFDRQDGAVRERLVRLGSFVGEETARDRAALEREARRLGLERSDLVIRRHLVEMMRLAAGQVSERDLPSEAELAAYLARHAGEFAEPARVRLTHVYFAADARGERAATDALAVLGELTGAGSEAGAQRGDGFVRGSEFTGSRNELARVFGPGFAAAVDRAPERTWVGPLRSVYGAHLVWIHAREPERTPALADVRGRVLHRWLRERAEERCNAALQAMRAAYDVRVEDGAGAGG